The following are encoded together in the Salvia hispanica cultivar TCC Black 2014 chromosome 6, UniMelb_Shisp_WGS_1.0, whole genome shotgun sequence genome:
- the LOC125196239 gene encoding cysteine-rich receptor-like protein kinase 29, giving the protein MGLFSDICGCLRRRMSAAADDSAADVAEDTSDLFYKLETLQIATNFFSELNQLGHGGFGPVYKGLMSNGQEVAVKKLSLNSRQGIREFTNEVKLLLRVQHKNLVMLLGCCAEGPEKMLIYEYLPNKSLDYFLFDKKQSPLLDWSKRFHIVKGIARGLLYLHEEAPERIIHRDIKCSNILLDDRLSPKISDFGLARLFPGDETHLNTFRISGTHGYMAPEYAIHGYLSVKTDVFSFGVLVLEIVSGRRNHDRFLDADKADLLNYAWRLYQAEKSLQLVDESLEKHSREEAAICIQLGLLCCQASVAERPDMNAVHLMLSSDSFTLPKPGKPGVHGRVGRWTTASSTGFTNNTNGSSTQTAATTKADTTSVYVDEFSRNSISYSSIDEGR; this is encoded by the exons ATGGGACTGTTTTCCGACATCTGTGGTTGTCTACGCCGACGGATGAGCGCCGCCGCCGACGACTCTGCTGCGGACGTCGCGGAGGATACCTCCGATTTGTTCTACAAGCTCGAGACGCTGCAAATCGCCACGAACTTCTTCTCCGAGCTGAATCAGCTTGGCCACGGCGGATTCGGCCCCGTTTACAAg GGATTGATGTCAAATGGTCAAGAAGTTGCTGTAAAAAAGTTATCCTTGAATTCAAGACAAGGGATTAGAGAATTCACAAATGAGGTGAAATTATTGCTAAGGGTTCAGCATAAAAACCTAGTCATGTTGCTTGGATGCTGTGCGGAAGGACCTGAAAAGATGCTTATCTACGAGTATTTGCCCAACAAAAGTCTAGACTACTTTCTTTTTG ATAAGAAACAGTCTCCGCTTCTGGATTGGAGTAAACGATTCCATATAGTAAAAGGGATTGCACGAGGTCTTCTCTACTTGCACGAAGAGGCCCCTGAAAGGATAATTCACAGAGACATAAAGTGCAGTAACATATTACTTGATGATCGGTTAAGCCCCAAAATCTCGGATTTTGGTCTGGCAAGGTTGTTTCCAGGGGACGAGACTCATTTGAACACATTCCGGATTTCTGGAACTCA TGGCTATATGGCTCCAGAGTATGCAATACATGGATATCTATCGGTGAAGACCGATGTCTTTAGTTTCGGTGTTTTGGTTCTGGAGATTGTTAGTGGAAGGAGAAATCATGATAGGTTTCTTGATGCAGACAAGGCGGActtgttaaattat GCATGGAGATTATATCAAGCTGAGAAGTCATTGCAACTAGTCGATGAAAGCCTCGAGAAACATTCCCGCGAAGAAGCTGCGATATGCATTCAATTGGGGCTGTTATGCTGCCAAGCTAGCGTTGCAGAAAGACCGGATATGAATGCAGTCCATCTCATGTTATCAAGCGATTCTTTCACTTTACCCAAGCCCGGGAAACCCGGAGTTCACGGCCGTGTAGGGCGGTGGACAACGGCCAGTTCTACTGGATTTACTAACAATACAAACGGTAGCAGCACCCAAACTGCTGCTACTACCAAGGCTGATACAACAAGTGTTTATGTTGATGAATTCTCCAGAAATTCAATTTCCTATTCGTCGATAGATGAAGGTAGATGA